The Moorena producens PAL-8-15-08-1 genomic interval GTTGTTTTGCCCGCATCAATATGAGCTGCAATGCCGATATTGCGTGTTTTCTCAAGCAGGATGGTGCGTGCCACGGTTACCTCCTTTGTCTGGTGCCACCATTTCCTCACCAGGTAGCTATCTATTTACAATTTTATACTTTTTTTAAGTTTTTTTAGGCATTTGTGGACATTATCCTATAGCTACCAGGTTCTTGTTCTAGGCTTTTTAGGATAACTTAGTACCGATAGTGGGCAAACGCTTTATTTGCCTCTGCCATTCTATGGGTTTCTTCACGCTTGCGAATGGCATTTCCCGTTTCATTGGCAGCATCCATTAGCTCATTAGCCAATTTGCTAGCCATGCTGCGACCGGAGCGAGTTCTGGAGAATTTAATCAGCCAGCGTAGGGCTAGAGTAGTCCCTCGCTCAGCCTTTACTTCCATCGGAACCTGATAGGTTGCCCCACCAACCCGGCGAGCCTTGACTTCTACTAGAGGCGTCAGGTTACGCACAGCTTTTTCAAAGGTTTCTATCGGATCAGATCCAGTTCTTTCTTCAATGATTTTC includes:
- the rpsG gene encoding 30S ribosomal protein S7; translated protein: MSRRSVVKKRPIPPDPLYNSRLICMLGCRLMRHGKKSLAYRIIYDAMKIIEERTGSDPIETFEKAVRNLTPLVEVKARRVGGATYQVPMEVKAERGTTLALRWLIKFSRTRSGRSMASKLANELMDAANETGNAIRKREETHRMAEANKAFAHYRY